GAAGCGCCAGATCCCGCCAAGGCCGCTGCCTTTTTCAAAGCAGTCGTAGGGAATGCCGTGTTCCTTGAAGACTTTCGCGCAGATCAGGCCGCTGGTTCCGGCGCCGATGATACAGGCGCGTGGCAGTTCTTTGCTCATGCTTTGAATCCCCGTATTGACAAGTTAGTCGATAAGAGCGTATAGCTTACTGACAGACCTGTCAATAACAATTGCGGGCCCATTCGGGAAGAATCATGCAGACCGGAAAAGCACAGCAGACAGCCGCCAAGAGGGCGCAGGGTGCGAGAAAGCGCACGCGTCTTGCGCCGGCCGATCGCCGCGCCCAGCTACTCGGCTGCGCGATCGCGGCCTTCGCTGAGCGCGGTCTATCACGCGCCGCCCATGCCGACGTGGCGCGCCGGGCGGGCGTGGCGGTCTCTTCGGTCTTTCACTACTTCCCCACGCGCGAGGCGCTGGTCGGCGCGGTGCTCGATGAAGTCGAGCGCCACTTCCTGAAGATGTCCGACGACGCCCTTGGCGGAAACGCCGATCCGGTAGCCGGCATGGCGCTTCATGCGAAGATGTTTGCCGACGAAGTGAAGTCCGACAGCGACTACGTGAAGCTCTGGATCGACTGGAGCGCCTCGATTCGCGAAGAGATCTGGCCGCGCTACCTCAAGTTCTACGAGCAGCAGCGCGACCACGCCCTGGACGCCGTGCGCAAGGGCCAGGAAATGGGCTACTTCGACACGAGCCTGAGCGCCGAGGACCTGGCCACCGCCTACGTCGGGTGCGGGCACTTCATGGTCAACCTGGCCCACACCCCCGGCAAGAGCATCGAGGATGTCTACGCCTTCATCGACCGGATCGGGCAGGCCGTCTTTGAAG
This genomic interval from Chrysiogenia bacterium contains the following:
- a CDS encoding TetR/AcrR family transcriptional regulator; the protein is MQTGKAQQTAAKRAQGARKRTRLAPADRRAQLLGCAIAAFAERGLSRAAHADVARRAGVAVSSVFHYFPTREALVGAVLDEVERHFLKMSDDALGGNADPVAGMALHAKMFADEVKSDSDYVKLWIDWSASIREEIWPRYLKFYEQQRDHALDAVRKGQEMGYFDTSLSAEDLATAYVGCGHFMVNLAHTPGKSIEDVYAFIDRIGQAVFEGARREGARKPRK